The genomic region CCGCTCGCCCATGACGGAACGGCTGCACCCGGCAAATCACACATCACGCTGGAAGCGCTCGTCGATGCCGGCGAGGCGATGCTGATGGAGCTGGTGAAACTGACCCGGCAGGCCTCGCGCGCGTGAGCGTGCGGATCGGGCGGTGCAAGTGCACGCCCTAGTTGGTATCCTCCAACTCACGCGTCACCCGTAGACTCCAACAAATGCTAAAATTGGATCGAATGACGAGGTCTGCAACGGCCATTTGGTGTCGTCCCGGCGAAGGCCGGGATCCATAACCACGAAAGATCATTGTTGCGCGCGTGATGACACCGAGGAACGACTGTTTGACAACGCGAAGCGGTTGCACCCGCGATTAACCCTACCGCCAACAATCGCCCCGCTGCGTCGGCGTGTTCACCATGCCGCGCCGCATTTCGCGCTACCACTCGACCCGCGAACGTCACCGCTCGCGAATGTTGCGAGGGCCTTGCCCATGGACGTCAACCGCCGCCATCTGATCGGAACAACCGCCGCCGGCGCAGCCGGCGCGCTTGCGATGTCGCCTGACGCTGCGCGTGCCGCCGCGCCATCGACCGGCTCGCTCGGCCGCGACGTCACGCAATATGGCGTGCGCCCCGGCAGCCCCGACGACCAGACTCGCAATCTGCAGCGCGCGATCGACGACGCCGCGCGGGCGCAGGTGCCGCTCGCCTTCCCGCCCGGCGTCTACCGCACCGGCCTGTTGCGGCTTGCCCCCGGCAGCCAGCTGATCGGCGTGCGCGGCGCCAGCCGTCTGGTGTTCAACGGCGGCGCTTCGCTGCTGGAAGGCGAAGGTGCCGGCGGCATCGTCCTGATGGGCCTCACCTTCGACGGCGGCAACATTCCGCTGCCGAACCGGCGCGGCCTCGTGCATTGCCTGTCCGGCCGCGACATCCGCATCACCGATTGCCGCTTCACCGGCAGCGGCGGCAACGGCATCTGGTTCGAGCAGATGTCGGGCGACGTCAGCAACAACGTGTTCACCGACATCGCGACCACGGCGCTGGTGTCGTTCGACGCGCTCGGCCTGATGGTGTCGCGCAACACCATCAAGGGCACCAACGACAACGGCATCGAGATCCTGCGCACCGCGATCGGCGACGACGGCTCGATCGTCGCCGACAACCGCATCGAGGACATCAAGGCCGGCCCCGGCGGCTCCGGGCAGTACGGCAACGCCATCAACGCCTTCCGCGCCGGCAACGTGATCGTGCGCGGCAACCGCATCAAGAATTGCGACTTCTCGGCGGTGCGCGGCAACTCGGCCTCCAACATCCACATCACCGACAACAGCGTCAGCAATGTCCGCGAGGTGGCGCTGTATTCGGAGTTCTCGTTCGAGGCCGCTGTGATCGCCAACAACACCGTCGACGGCGCCGCGATCGGCGTCTCCGTGTGCAATTTCAACGAGGGCGGCCGCATCGCGGTGGTCCAGGGCAACATCATCCGCAACCTGCTGCCGAAGCGCCCTGAAGGCACCGATCCCAACGACGGCGCCGGCATCGGCATCTATGTCGAGGCCGACAGCACCGTGATCGGCAATGTGATCGAGAACGCGCCGACCTTCGGCATCGTCGCCGGCTGGGGCAAGTACCTGCGCGACGTCGCGATATCGGGCAACGTGGTCCGCAACGCCTTCGTCGGCATCGGCGTCTCGGCGGTGCCAGGCGCCGGCACCGCGCTGATCAACAACAACATGATCTCGGAAACCCCGCGCGGCGCGGTGGTCGGGCTCGACCACGCCCGCCCGGTCACGCCGGACCTGTCGGCCGGCGGCGCCCAGCAATATGCGCAGCTCGTGGTCGGCGCGAACGCGGTGCGGCGCTAGCGCATGATCCGGACAAGCGCGAAGCGGTTTTCCCTCGCGACCAACGTGGAACGCGTTTGCGCGGGGATCATGCTCAAAAAATAAGCGAGAGCGGTCGCCTACAGCGCGTTGCGCAGCAGCGGATAGCGCCGCTGGATGGTGTCGAGATCGAGCACCGGCGGCCGCACCGCCGGAGGGGGCATCTCCAGCGGCGGCGCGTCGGCCACGGTGAGCGGCTGCTCCAGCACTTCCGTCGCCGTCTCCAGCGCGGCCGCGAC from Bradyrhizobium elkanii USDA 76 harbors:
- a CDS encoding TIGR03808 family TAT-translocated repetitive protein, whose protein sequence is MDVNRRHLIGTTAAGAAGALAMSPDAARAAAPSTGSLGRDVTQYGVRPGSPDDQTRNLQRAIDDAARAQVPLAFPPGVYRTGLLRLAPGSQLIGVRGASRLVFNGGASLLEGEGAGGIVLMGLTFDGGNIPLPNRRGLVHCLSGRDIRITDCRFTGSGGNGIWFEQMSGDVSNNVFTDIATTALVSFDALGLMVSRNTIKGTNDNGIEILRTAIGDDGSIVADNRIEDIKAGPGGSGQYGNAINAFRAGNVIVRGNRIKNCDFSAVRGNSASNIHITDNSVSNVREVALYSEFSFEAAVIANNTVDGAAIGVSVCNFNEGGRIAVVQGNIIRNLLPKRPEGTDPNDGAGIGIYVEADSTVIGNVIENAPTFGIVAGWGKYLRDVAISGNVVRNAFVGIGVSAVPGAGTALINNNMISETPRGAVVGLDHARPVTPDLSAGGAQQYAQLVVGANAVRR